The DNA sequence TAGAATAGGCTCATTTTTCATTTTTAAACCTATCTAATTAAGATGAATTCAATCCTTAACAATAACCTGTTTTTAGTAAAGGAACATGTTGGTATGTTCAAGGCATCCAACAATTATGATATCCATGACCCTGAGACAGGAGATATCGTACTGCACTGTAGAGAGGAAAACCTGAGTATTTTCACTAAGCTTTTCAGATTTAGTGACTACAAAAGAATGACTCCTTTTAACATTGAGATCAGAACACCTGAAGGAGAAAAAATCCTGACTGTAAGAAGAGGAATCTCTCTGTTCCTGTCAAAAGTGGAAGTCCTGAATGAAAAGGATGAAGTGGTTGGACTGTTCAAGCAGAAGTTTTTCTCTATTGGAGGTAAATTCAATGTTTTGGACCCTAGTGAGCAGGTACTTTGTTCACTGAAAGGAAAATGGACTAGCTGGGATTTCAGATTTGTGAAAGAGAATGAGGAGTTTGCTACTGTGACCAAGAAATGGAGCGGACTGGGTAAGGAGCTTTTCACTACAGCAGATAATTATGTTTTGCAGATTGATGATAAAGTACCTTCAGATCACCCACTGCGTCTACTGATTATGGCTGCCGTAATGTGTATCGATATGGTATTGAAAGAATAGTGAAAGTTGTTTTTCATAAAAAAGGGCTTACTCAAGTTTTTTTGAGTAAGCCCTTTTTTATGCTCCAATATTTGCATTTAGTAAGTTGATATCCGTTGTTTTTGCTTTTTCTTTCTTCCAAGGTAAATGACTAGCCCTGTAATGGGTAAGGTTGCAATCAATAGACTTGTCAAAAATGCCAACACCTTTGTGGGTAATCCCAAAATTGCTCCTACATGAATGTCATAGTTCATTCGAATAAGATGGTCTTGGAAACTTGCATCTTGGTACTTGCCATAGACACTTGGAGTGGATACATCTTCAAGTGTATACTGATCAAAGAACAGGTAATCGGCATCAGAATAGATTCCATCCTGATAGGAAACTTCGACATAGATACTGACTGAGTCTGCATATGGAAAGTGAATTTCATAGTCCTTAGCGGTTGGGTATTGCTTTTCGAGAAAATCAGGTAGTTGGTCAATGGGCTTCAACTGGTTTTCTGAAGGGATTTTCTCAGAGGTATTTTTAGGGATAATAAAGGCAGTTTCTTTATCACCACCAATTGAACTGTAAAACAGTACGTAAAACCAGTTAAGCGCCATAACTAGCCCAGTGATGGCAAATACTAATGCCAAAGCAGAAACATAAAAGCCTAGGACTGTATGTAGGTCAAAGTTTTTTCGTCTCCATCGTGTTGACGGTTTCCAGTCAAGTTTGAGGCGTTGCCGTCTCCCTTTTCTGTTTTTGGGCCACCATAAGACAATGCCAGTGATAATGGAAAATAGAAATAGTAACGTACCATAAGAAACGATGGGAGTTCCAATCTTGGGAGGCAACCACAAGTGTAAATGCCCATCCAACACAAATGAGAAGAAACTATCTTTGTGATTTTTTCTGTCAATTACTTTTCCACTGTAAGGATCGAGGTAAATGGAATAATAGAACTCAGGTTCTGCCTCATAAAAGATGACCTCAATAGGTTTTGCCTCATTTGAGTATAAGATACCATGAACAGCACGGTTAGGAAGTTCATTTTTTGCAAAGGCTACTGCCTCAGTTGGTGAAAGTTTTGGTGCGTCTTTCATTTCAACTGTAATGTCCTCTTTGAGGAGTGAGGAAATTTCCTCATTAAATACCCAAATAGCTCCTGTAACTGCTTCAATAAAAACAATAAGCCCTGAAGTAAGCCCAATGAATAAGTGAATCAACCGAAAAACCTGACGTGTATTGAAACTTCTCATATTGCAATATTGATCATATAAAAAGGTGTAGTCTATATCCTAGACTACACCTTTTACTTTAAGACTAGATCTTAGTAAAGGTTGGAGAATCCTTTAATTGTTTTGCCTTCAATTTTAGCGCCTTTTACTGCTGTAGCAGATTCAATGTCTACTTGGTAAATGTATGCATCATCAGCTGTTTCGATACTTACATAAATTTTTCCATCTTCTACATACACAGGCGTAGTATATCTCTTGGCATGTAACGGTACATTTTCCACTGGAGTAATGGTTTGGTTGGCAAGGTCAATAATTACCAGCTTTTGGTTAAAGATTGATCTACCAAAGGCTCCCCAGTAGAGCTCGTAATCAGGGTCGCTGGCAGGGTCAACGTCCTCAGTCAAGATTCTTGCAATGGCCTTGTTGTCTCCTACATAGTCAAACCAGAATAGGTTACCACCATTTTCAGCGTTTTCAATATCAAAGAAGTAGTTCTCATCAAACTCTGTTGAGCCATTTGGAATTCTTAAAATCCCAGAAGGTTTTTCAGCTACAGGCAAGAAACCAGACAGGTAAGCGCCAGATGAGAATGAGTATAGGTCGCCATTGTCAGCTTGAATAAGACCAGTAGTTGTGCCGTTTACACCAATGTTACTGGTTCTGTCATCTTCGATGATTTTGATTGGCTCACTTTCTACGTTAGGGTATGAGTATACTGCTACGTATGCCTTGTCAGGCTGAGGAGTAGTGTAGTAGCCATTGTCATCAACCAGATAGAAAGGAATAAAAAGCTTGTCGCCAACTACCTGCAATGCTGTTGGCCATGCCGTAACACCTTCACCTGCTGTGCCTGTATCAACATCGTAGATTTTGATCTCTTTGATACTGGTTACAGCGCCAGAAGCAGCATCTATTGAATAAAGCTTTCTCAGGCTATGCGAACCATCTCTAGGAGGATCCATTGCCAGCATGGTTTCGTTATTTACATTACCGAATACTTCTAAAGGAGCTTCCAGTAGGAATTTAGCCGCTTCGTAAATCTCTCCTTCGTCATTGACCTGATATACCTGAGCCTCAAAGTTGGTATACCCAACAATGAAAAGTGATTTACCTACCGTATAAGAGAAGTTCCAGTCAAATGACTCAAAACCTGTCCCCTCAGCAGAAACAGTACCTTCCATCAGGTTTTCTTGTGTAACCACATATTCAGCTTCCTGATCACCTTTGGTTTTGAGGGTAAGTGTGATGCCTTTTGCTTCTTCTGTAGTCACTTCAGGTTCATTATCATCATCACAGCTTGCGAAAACACCAAGCGCTAATAGTAGTCCAATTGAAATGTACTTCTTCATCATTAATTTAATTGTTGTTTAAGTAGAATCTGAATTTTAGATAAAATGCTCTTCCAGGTTTTTGAATGCTGAAATTGTCATAAGCTTTTGCGTCAAAAATATTTCTGGAAGCCAGCGAGACACTGTATTTGCCTTCTTTAAAAATGTAGCTTATGTCAAGGTCGTTGGTGAATTGAGTGGGTATCTTATTTTTTTCACTTTGTTCTCCCATACCTTCCCAATACAGGAAAAATTCATGAACGTAGGAGGAGGTCCAGTTAAAAGTCATTCTGTTGGATTGTGCAAGGTTTAGGTTATAGCCTAATCGGATATTCCAGAAAAAATAAGGGGTATTTGGAACTCTGTTTCCTCGATTTTCATTGATAGTTCCTTGACTATATTTGGATTGGTCCGTAATTGACTGGTATGTCCAATTGAAGTCTACAGCGTATTTATTTTGCCATTTCCAGAGGGTTGAAGACTCAATGCCGATGATGTTGACATCTGCAATGTTATGGTAGCTGCCATATACCCCTCTATCATTGACATATCTGATGAAATCCTTTGCAGGTCTAAAAAACAGGTTGGCTTCAGACTTTAATTTATTGGCTTGTGTATCTTTTTTGAATATGATACCATAATTCAAATTGTGAGAACTTTCAGCGATCAGGTCTGGCGATGGAAGTACAAACACGCCATCACCTAAAATTTCAATAGACTCAGGAAGACGATATGCTTTTTCAAATGAAAGCTTCATAACCCATGATGGGTGAAGCATATAACTGGCTGTAGCGCCATAGCCCGTCTTAACTAGATCTGCTTTTGTTTCTACATTTTGAAATTCACCTTCTAGGTACTCTTCAGTATTAATTATGCTTTTAAAGAAGTATTGCTTTGCAAACAATGATGCCCGAAGCCTTTCATTTAAGCTGGTATGATTTCCTGAGATACTGATGATATCTTTACTAAGTTTATTAGGGAATTCAAAGGCGTGGTTATTCTCATTGATTTCGTCACTTCCTTGACGGTTTACCTGATGGTGAAAAGCATTAAAACTTAAGTTTTTCTGATCTGTAACCTGATATTTAGCATTGAGAGAAGCTGTGAATATCTGGTCATCCATATGGAAGATGGATTTTTGATCATAGCGTTCACTGGTGACGTATTTATATTCCTGTGCCCAATTATACCTTCTGGATAAGGTATCATAGATTACGGAGTTCTTTTGACTTGCGACTGTTTTTGCCTCGATACTGAAATCCCCCCATTTCTTTAAATAGTGCATCATTGCCGAAAGGGAGTTTTGTTGAGAATGTAATCCTCCATAAACACGGTTGATGGATACTTCAGGGTGTTGCATGTTGTTTTTTTTCCCTGAATAGAAGAAGTCTACACTTAGTATATCGGCTATTTTTTTATCTGTAATACCAAACTTCAGGTTTGCAGTACCTGATGTATATTGGTCATGGAATCTTCTTACACGTGAGTAGGTGGAGATGTTTCCTAGGCTATCGGCAATGGGCATCCCATCCATCCAATAGTTATTGTCAGAATGGTTGAGAAAAGTCAGTAACCTCAAGAACAGCCCTTTATTATTGTTTTTCTGTAATACAATAGAGGAGCGGTGCGTATTAAATGAACCATAGGAATAGGAAACATCCAGCAATTCTTCTTTCGGGGGCACAGTTCTAATATTGATTGCACCACCTAATGCATCTGATGCCAACTCGATGGGAACTACACCTTTATAAATTTCAACTGAACGAATGATATTGGCAGGGAGATCATTGAGTGTAGTCTCCAAAAAATCCATAGATATACCATCTATAAAGAACCTTACTTGCTTTCCAGAAAGTCCATTGATAGATACCTGATTGGTAGCACCTAAACCACCAGACCTTCTTATATTTACTCCTGCACTTGCCTCAACCAGCTGACTGATATCCAGATTCATATCCTGAAATTGAGAGACGTCAATAATAGAGGTATTCAGCCCTGATTCCGTGATTTCTTTGGCTTGTTTATCTGCATTTACATCAACATTCTGAAGTACTTTAGCATCGTCTTTTAACGTAATTGTAAGGTTTCCTGAAAAAGGATATGAGATGCTTATATGTTGATTGATAAATCCAACCCCTCTGATAATTAGGGTGTAATCTCCTTTTGGAATATTGCGGACTTCAAACTTCCCTTCCTCATTCGTGATAGCGCCTTTACTGCTTATTTCTTTCAGTTGAATGGTTACTCCAGGCAAAGGTTCACCATTACTATTCACGACTAATCCTGTGAGTACAGCATTATTTTCTTGTGAAAGCGAATGGAAGGAGATTGTTGAAGTACAGATCAGGATAAAAAGTATTCTCAACATTTTATTTAGACTAATTATAAATTAAAACAAACATAATAGTTGTAATGGTTTTATAAAAGTTTATTTAGACTAATTTTAATTAACAAGTAAAATGTTTTCTGTTTATCTGTTAAAATCGCTGTAAGCTTATAGGGAGTGAAGTCGTTATGATCGGGGTTGGTTTAGGTGTAGACAGAATGGGTTCACATTTATTTTGAAAAGGCTTTAGCCGTTATAGGGAAAAGGAGTAGGAAAGTATGTAAATATGTATTTTGATAGAGATAGCTGTGTTTTTCCAATTTTTTAAAAATGAATAATTGAGGGGAGACACAGGTGGAAGCCTTTTGATATATACTCAAGTGAAACTGTGTCAGCGATATGTTTCAGTTAGATTGAAATGTATAATTGATGGATGGCAGTTTATTTTTTAGAAGAAATTTTTACTAAAAAAATTAGACCGTACTTCTTTTACGTTCTGCGGTTTCAAATTTGTATCACAATCATAAACATTCACCAGTATTTAAAATTTTTAGTATGGACTTCAAAAATGTCGCTTTGTTTGATCCTGCAAAAGGGATTGAAAACCCAACACAACCCCAAAAAGTATCCGTTGATTTCGATTCTGAAAAGCCATTTTCAGAAGTATTTGATGCTTTCCTGAATGACCCGAAAGTTGGTGAGGTTCGTCAGCTGCATATTGGTCAGTGGTTTGATGAGGTCGCGGAAGTGTTTAACGAAGTTGTTGATCAGCTTCTTGAAAACAAGGACAAGCTTCAAGGTCTTGAAACGCTGTTTATGGCTGATGTAGATCAGGATGAAGCTGAGATTTCTTGGATTGAGCAGGAAGATATGGGACCAGTACTAGTGGCTTTCCCTAACCTGAAACACTTTATCGTAAAGGGTAGTAACGGATTGATGTTTACAGACCTGAAACATGATAACCTTGAAACACTGATTATCCAGACGGGTGGTTTGGGAAGTGAAACATTTGATCAGGTACTTCAGTCATCTTTACCAAAGCTGCAAGTATTGGAAATTTGGACTGGAGACAGTAATTACGGTGCTGACATTGAGGCAGTGCAAGTGCGCCCTCTGTTGAAAGGAGACCTGTTCCCAGAACTGAGAGTGTTAGGTCTGAAGAACAGTGAAATTGCTGATGACATTGCCAAGGAATTGGCAGATGCGCCTGTACTGGAGCAACTGCATACACTTGACGTTTCAATGGGTATCATGAAGGATGAAGGTGCTGAATACTTGCTGAACAGTAAGTTGGATCACCTGAAAAAACTGGATGTTTCCAGCAATTACCTTTCTGCTGATATGATTCAGAAGATTGCCCAAAAATGGCCTAACCTAGAGCTTATCAGTGGTGGACAGAAATCTCCTGATGAATATCACGGTGAGGTATATTACTATGTGGATGTAAGTGAATAGTATTGGACTTATGAAAATTGCCATTCTCGGAAACCCCGAAAACAGAAGAGTTCAGCAATTTGCACAGTCCTTTGGAGAGAAAGAACACTGCGGTGTTCTTTCTTTTCTGGAAGTATTGGAACACCCTGACCGTTTACCAGAGCTTTTGGCAGGAGTTGATTGCCTCAAGATTGAATCATCGGGTGAAAACCACGAAGTGTTCCAACAAATCCTTGCTTGGGGAGCCGAGGAGGAAGATAGGATTGTCCAAAACCCCATCAGTAAAGCGGAAGCATTGTCATTACCATTTGACATGGGACTTATCCAACATTCCAGACAGTGGTACTTGGGACTGCAAAAGTTTTTGAGGCAAATTGAAAAAGTGGCTGAGCAGCAGCATATTCATTTGCTGAATACACCAAGAGCAATCTTGCAGATGGCTGATAAGGTTCAGACACACCAGTTGCTGGAAAAAAACGGGATTCCAAAAGTGCCTTATTTAGGGGTAATTGAAAACTATGAAGACTTAAGGAACCTGATCAGTGATACTGGTTTTAAACGGTTGTTCCTAAAGCTGGCACACGCTTCTTCTGCTTCCGGAGTAATGGCTTACCAATGCAAAGGCGAAAAGGAATTACTGATTTCTTCGGCTACACTAGTAGTGGAAAATGGGAAACCTAAAGTGTATAATTCACTGAAGCTGAAAAGGTACACCAACCATCAGGAGATCAGGATACTGATCGATACTTTGGCGAAACAATACCTGCTGGCAGAAAGGTGGGTGCCCAAAAAAGAATTTGAAGGGGATACGTTTGACTTGCGTTTGGTGTATATCAACCAGGAAGTGGAACATGCTGTGATGCGTTCCAGCAAACAGCCCATGACAAATCTTCATCTAGGAAACAAGCGAGGCAATCTTGAAAGCCTGAAGCTTAGTTTGGGCACTGAAAAATGGTGTGAAATACAGGAGGTAGTACAGAAAGCAGTAACGGTCTTTGATGGGGCACATGTAGCAGGAGTCGATCTTTTGCTTACAGGAAAACACTATAGACCTAAAGTGATAGAGGCCAATGCCTTCGGAGATTTGTTGCCTAACATTGTTAATGCGAGAGGAGAAAGTACTTATCAATCTCAAATCCGATACCTGAAGAATAATGCCAATTAGATGTATACTTTTTGATCTTGACAACACCCTTATTGACCGTGACTTTGCCTTTGAAAAATATATGGAGGCAGCTTTTTCTGAAGGGGGAAAGCCCGAAATATGGCAACAGCATAAGGTTACTATATTGGAAAAGGATAACCACGGCTTCACAAGTAGGAGGGATTTTTTTGACTGGCTGAGAAGGACTTATCAATTGGATGATTCTTTTATGCAATTTTTTGATGGGCATTTGGTCGGCACATATACAGCACCATCGTGCAAAGGAATTGTATCAGTTTTGAAGCAGTTATCAGCTTATTACAAGGTTGGCATTTTATCTAATGGAGGAGTTCAGAACCAGCAGTTGAAATTGAAGCGATCAGGCTTGGGTGATTTTTTTGACTCAAACAACATTTTTATATCAGGAGCCTTGGGCTGTGCCAAGCCTGATCTTCAAATTTTCAGAAAGGTAGAAAGTCAGTTGGGTTTCAGTTCTGATGCACTATTGATTATTGGGGACGATCCTCAAAATGATATTGAAGGAGGCGAGAAAGCAGGTTGGAGTACCTGTCATTTTGAGTACCGACAGGGAGCACAGCAGTTACGTCAGAAGGTAGAGGCAACCCTGATTTGACTGCAGAGTTACCTGTATATAATTAATGGTTAGTTGTAATTAAATTTTTTCTAAAAAATTCATACCATACTTCGTTTACGGTTTGCTCGATCATATTTGTATTATATTCAATTCAAACAAATTTTACTTTTTGATATGAGCTTCGTTTTGAGAAAACCTGAAAGGCGATTTCATTAAAAGATCACGGAGTAATAAATAGAACACAGTGAGGCTGTCACCGTTATTTAGTGGAAAGAGCGTAATTGAGTATAGAAACCAAAGAAGATAAATACCATTGAGATGAATGCAAACGAGATTGTAGGGAAAAGAAATATCATCATGCTTACGCTGGATACCCTGCGTTATGATGTAGCTCAACGGCTATGGGAGTCTGGAGAAACGCCCAATTTTAAAAAGCTTTTGCCCAATGGATGGGAGAAAAGGCATACACCAGGAAGCTTTACCTATGCGGCACATCATGCATTTTTTGCAGGCTTTTTTCCTACACCTGTTTCATCTCCCAAAGCGCCTAGACTTTTTGCAACACGGTTTGCCGGGAGCGAAACCTCTACGGATGAAACGTTTCTATTTGACTCACCAACCATTATTGAGGGACTTCAGGAAGAAGGATACAGGACGGCATGCATTGGAGGGGTGGGATTTTTTAATCGGCAGACACCACTCAGCAATGTATTCCCTTCCCTGTTTATGCAGAGCCATTGGAGTCCTGAACTAGGGGTGACAGCTATTCACTCAACCAAGAACCAGTTTGAAAAAGCAAGAGACATATTACTCAGCCCTGCTCAGGAAGAGAGGCACAAGAATGTATTTCTGTTTATCAATGTTTCAGCTATTCATCAGCCAAATTGCTTCTATCTGGAAGGCGCTGAAAAAGATTCGATTGAATCCCATGCAGCAGCGTTGAAGTATGTAGACAGCCAGTTACCTATCCTGATGGAGGCTGTAAAGGAACTGGGACCTTCCTGCTGGCTAATGATGGGAGACCATGGAACGGCTTATGGAGAAGATGGCTATGAGGGACACCGTCTGGCACATGAGGTGGTGTGGACTGTGCCATATGCTGAGATTTTAAACGACTAAAGACAACCAAGTGAGACTTAAAGAACTGATTGAAGACCGCGCTTATTACAATGGGTATGCTTATTCGTATCCGCATAAGATGGCTTACAGACCTTTCGCAACACCTAAATCCTTGAAAGCGCTTTGGAAAGATGAGCTTAAGAGAAACTTGTTTCTTTATGTTCATATTCCTTTCTGCGAAATGAGGTGCGGGTTCTGTAACCTGTTTACTGTAGCCAATCCAAAAGCTGAGATCCAGAATCCTTTCCTGACAGCTCTTTTCAGTCAGATGGAAGCAAGCAGGGAGGCATTGGGTGATGACTTTAACTTCTCCAATTTCGCACTTGGTGGAGGAACTCCTACTTACCTCTCAGCTGAGGAGTTGACATTGCTTTTTGACAGGACAAAGACCTTGTTGAACGTGGATACCAGACAAACCAATTCTGCTATTGAGGTATCTCCCAAGACCATTACAGACGACAAGATTGCGTTACTGAAGGAAAGAGGCATGTTCAGGGTAAGTATGGGCGTGCAGAGCATGATCGAAGCCGAAGTGAAAGCTATGGGCAGACCGCAAAAGCTGGATGAAGTCAAGAGAGCGATTGAGGCACTGAAAGCGGCTGATTTCCCATTACTGAACTTTGACCTGATCTATGGGGCAGAAAACCAGACCAAGGAAAGCTGGCAATACTCTTTGAAGACAATGGTAGACATTGCACCTGAAGAGATTTTCCTTTATCCGCTTTATGTCCGTCCTTTGACAGGGCTTGGCAAACAAGGCAAGGATTGGGATGATTTCAGGTTTCAGCTGTATCAGCAAGGAAGGGATTTCCTGATGGAGAATGGTTACAGACAGCTCTCGATGCGTCAGTTCAAGAAAGAAACAGCGCCGGATTTTATGCACCCTGATTACAAGACGCACAAAGACGGCATGATGGGGTTGGGAGCAGGTGCAAGGTCTTATACAGAGTTTACGCACTACAGCCATGACTATGCTGTAGGTAGCAAAGGGGTGAAGCAGATTATACATAATTACAACCAGTCAACGAAGGCTGACTTTGAGACCGTGAAATACGGATTTAACCTCAATCTGGAGGAGAAGAAAAGAAGGTTTGTCATCAAATGTCTTTGTGAGGGAGCCGGTTTATCATATCAGGAATACCAACAGCTTTTTGGTGAACTTCCAATAGTGGATTTTCCTCAGTTACAGGAATTGATAGACCTGAATCTGGTGGAAGAAAGTACAACCCACTTGCAACTCAATAAGGAAGGTAAGTCTTTGGAAGATGTAATTGGCCCTTGGCTGTATTCTGAAGCAGTGGAAGAGGCGATGGGTAAATTCGAACTGTCTTAATAAAGCGAACCAATATGAAATGGAATATACTTTATAGGGGACCGCTCTCCAGTTGTAATTATGAGTGCAGCTATTGTCCGTTTGCCAAAACCAAGAATACAAGGGCTGAACTGCTGGACGATGAACAAAAACTGCTGAAGTTTGAAGCTTGGGTAAATGCACAGCAACAACACAATATCGGTATCCTCTTTACCCCTTGGGGAGAGGGACTGATCAGAAAGCATTACCAGCAAGTGATGACTCGCTTAAGCCACCAGCCGATGGTCGATAAGGTAGCGATTCAGACCAACCTTTCTTCCACTTTGGATTGGATGCGTGAGGTCAATACGGATGCATTTGCCCTTTGGACCACTTTCCACCCAACGCAGATAAGCCTGTCGGCTTATCTGGATCGTTGCGAAAAACTCAATAGCATGGGGATTAACTACAGCGTAGGGATGGTTGGGTTGAAAGAAGATTTTGAGCTGATTCAGGAGATGAGAGATCGGCTTGCTCCCCACGTTTACCTTTGGGTAAATGCCTACAAAAGGGAGGAAGGTTATTATACTGAAGAAGACCTGAATTTCTTGAATAAGATTGATCCTCATTTTCATTTCAATGCAGTCAGGCACCCAAGTTACGGAGAGGCTTGCAGGGCAGGATATTCTTCCTTTTCAATTGATGGGGATGGAGCAGTGACAAGATGCCATTTTATCAAAAACAAGTTGGGGAATATCTACGAGACTCCACTGGAGGAGATGGTTAAAAGAACCCCTTGCAGCAATGATACTTGTGGCTGTTATATTGGCTATATCAATATGGATAAACTGGGACTTGACAATGTGTATCAAGGAAAAATCTTGGAACGGATTGCTATTTGATTGCATATCGATCATTTAACCTAGTTTTAATAAGGCTTTTCTTAAACGCTATCTGGTCGCTCCTTCTTTAGGGGAGCGGCCTTATTTGTATACAAATCCATGTATAACCGAGAAACATTTGTATCAAATAAGAGGAGCAGTTAGGTAGATATTAAGATCTGTTGATGAGTTGAACATGGCTTTGCAAATTCGTCGCATGGAAAAAGGTGTATATTTGCAAATAGTGAATCGTAGAGCAAACATATCGTTTATACTGCTGCTGATTTATGCCTTCAGCTTTTTGGACTTCCTGATACCCCATTGTCAGGAGTTGGTCATGGGTGAGTTGGGTGGATACCAACACCATAAGGAACACCATGTCCATGAGAAGAAGGAACCAAAGGTAGCGAATCAGTTACAAGCCCAAGCCCAGATTGAGCATGAAGGGCACTTTGATACTGACTTGTATGATCTAATGATATGTGTACTTAGTGAGATGGAGCATGCAGCAGATGACTGCAATATTGTTCACTATGTCTTCTCTAAACTGGATGGTAAGCTGAAGCTGGATGTCAAAGAAAAGTTGGCGACCATCCTGCTTTTTGTCTTCTACCTTACAACGTCAAGTAGTGCTTCAGCAGCATATACTTGTGAAGATGTTTCACTGCTTTACCTTTCCCCTCCACTTGATTCCATTTCCCTACGGGGACCTCCCGTCATTTCTTGTTAAATCAGCTATCGTCACATTTTATCAGGTAGGTTTTCAATACTGAGTACTCATTTTTCAGGGGCATTATATGCTTGTCCTGAAGGTTTGAGGTAGCTTATGGTATTGGAGTATCCTGTCCTGAGGTGACATTTTTTATTGTCTCAACAAGAAACTGGCTAATTATGATTAATCAGATTATATCATTCTCCATCCATAACAAATTGATTGTGGGACTGCTGACGCTTACCCTGATCGTTGGTGGGATTTGGAGTATGACCAAGGTACCGCTGGATGCGGTGCCAGATATTACCAATAACCAAGTACAGGTGATTACACAGGCACCTAATCTGGGAACAGAAGACATTGAGCAGTTCGTGACTTACCCTGTAGAAGTTGCGATGGCAAACCTTCCAGGTGTAGTGGAAATTCGCTCTATTTCCCGAT is a window from the Limibacter armeniacum genome containing:
- a CDS encoding phospholipid scramblase-related protein, producing MNSILNNNLFLVKEHVGMFKASNNYDIHDPETGDIVLHCREENLSIFTKLFRFSDYKRMTPFNIEIRTPEGEKILTVRRGISLFLSKVEVLNEKDEVVGLFKQKFFSIGGKFNVLDPSEQVLCSLKGKWTSWDFRFVKENEEFATVTKKWSGLGKELFTTADNYVLQIDDKVPSDHPLRLLIMAAVMCIDMVLKE
- a CDS encoding PepSY-associated TM helix domain-containing protein codes for the protein MRSFNTRQVFRLIHLFIGLTSGLIVFIEAVTGAIWVFNEEISSLLKEDITVEMKDAPKLSPTEAVAFAKNELPNRAVHGILYSNEAKPIEVIFYEAEPEFYYSIYLDPYSGKVIDRKNHKDSFFSFVLDGHLHLWLPPKIGTPIVSYGTLLFLFSIITGIVLWWPKNRKGRRQRLKLDWKPSTRWRRKNFDLHTVLGFYVSALALVFAITGLVMALNWFYVLFYSSIGGDKETAFIIPKNTSEKIPSENQLKPIDQLPDFLEKQYPTAKDYEIHFPYADSVSIYVEVSYQDGIYSDADYLFFDQYTLEDVSTPSVYGKYQDASFQDHLIRMNYDIHVGAILGLPTKVLAFLTSLLIATLPITGLVIYLGRKKKQKQRISTY
- a CDS encoding DUF4374 domain-containing protein, with product MMKKYISIGLLLALGVFASCDDDNEPEVTTEEAKGITLTLKTKGDQEAEYVVTQENLMEGTVSAEGTGFESFDWNFSYTVGKSLFIVGYTNFEAQVYQVNDEGEIYEAAKFLLEAPLEVFGNVNNETMLAMDPPRDGSHSLRKLYSIDAASGAVTSIKEIKIYDVDTGTAGEGVTAWPTALQVVGDKLFIPFYLVDDNGYYTTPQPDKAYVAVYSYPNVESEPIKIIEDDRTSNIGVNGTTTGLIQADNGDLYSFSSGAYLSGFLPVAEKPSGILRIPNGSTEFDENYFFDIENAENGGNLFWFDYVGDNKAIARILTEDVDPASDPDYELYWGAFGRSIFNQKLVIIDLANQTITPVENVPLHAKRYTTPVYVEDGKIYVSIETADDAYIYQVDIESATAVKGAKIEGKTIKGFSNLY
- a CDS encoding TonB-dependent receptor, which translates into the protein MLRILFILICTSTISFHSLSQENNAVLTGLVVNSNGEPLPGVTIQLKEISSKGAITNEEGKFEVRNIPKGDYTLIIRGVGFINQHISISYPFSGNLTITLKDDAKVLQNVDVNADKQAKEITESGLNTSIIDVSQFQDMNLDISQLVEASAGVNIRRSGGLGATNQVSINGLSGKQVRFFIDGISMDFLETTLNDLPANIIRSVEIYKGVVPIELASDALGGAINIRTVPPKEELLDVSYSYGSFNTHRSSIVLQKNNNKGLFLRLLTFLNHSDNNYWMDGMPIADSLGNISTYSRVRRFHDQYTSGTANLKFGITDKKIADILSVDFFYSGKKNNMQHPEVSINRVYGGLHSQQNSLSAMMHYLKKWGDFSIEAKTVASQKNSVIYDTLSRRYNWAQEYKYVTSERYDQKSIFHMDDQIFTASLNAKYQVTDQKNLSFNAFHHQVNRQGSDEINENNHAFEFPNKLSKDIISISGNHTSLNERLRASLFAKQYFFKSIINTEEYLEGEFQNVETKADLVKTGYGATASYMLHPSWVMKLSFEKAYRLPESIEILGDGVFVLPSPDLIAESSHNLNYGIIFKKDTQANKLKSEANLFFRPAKDFIRYVNDRGVYGSYHNIADVNIIGIESSTLWKWQNKYAVDFNWTYQSITDQSKYSQGTINENRGNRVPNTPYFFWNIRLGYNLNLAQSNRMTFNWTSSYVHEFFLYWEGMGEQSEKNKIPTQFTNDLDISYIFKEGKYSVSLASRNIFDAKAYDNFSIQKPGRAFYLKFRFYLNNN
- a CDS encoding STM4015 family protein, with the translated sequence MDFKNVALFDPAKGIENPTQPQKVSVDFDSEKPFSEVFDAFLNDPKVGEVRQLHIGQWFDEVAEVFNEVVDQLLENKDKLQGLETLFMADVDQDEAEISWIEQEDMGPVLVAFPNLKHFIVKGSNGLMFTDLKHDNLETLIIQTGGLGSETFDQVLQSSLPKLQVLEIWTGDSNYGADIEAVQVRPLLKGDLFPELRVLGLKNSEIADDIAKELADAPVLEQLHTLDVSMGIMKDEGAEYLLNSKLDHLKKLDVSSNYLSADMIQKIAQKWPNLELISGGQKSPDEYHGEVYYYVDVSE
- a CDS encoding STM4014 family protein; translation: MKIAILGNPENRRVQQFAQSFGEKEHCGVLSFLEVLEHPDRLPELLAGVDCLKIESSGENHEVFQQILAWGAEEEDRIVQNPISKAEALSLPFDMGLIQHSRQWYLGLQKFLRQIEKVAEQQHIHLLNTPRAILQMADKVQTHQLLEKNGIPKVPYLGVIENYEDLRNLISDTGFKRLFLKLAHASSASGVMAYQCKGEKELLISSATLVVENGKPKVYNSLKLKRYTNHQEIRILIDTLAKQYLLAERWVPKKEFEGDTFDLRLVYINQEVEHAVMRSSKQPMTNLHLGNKRGNLESLKLSLGTEKWCEIQEVVQKAVTVFDGAHVAGVDLLLTGKHYRPKVIEANAFGDLLPNIVNARGESTYQSQIRYLKNNAN